The proteins below come from a single Cylindrospermopsis raciborskii Cr2010 genomic window:
- the sbcC gene encoding exonuclease subunit SbcC produces the protein MIPVRLILKNFLSYRDATLDFMGLHTACICGPNGAGKSSLLESITWAIWGQSRANIEDDVIYAGSQEVRVDFTFYNNLQKYRVIRTRARGATGILEFQLETPAGFRPLTGKGIRATQDLILQHIKLDYETFINSAYLRQGRADEFMLKGPAQRKEILAELLKLNQYDLLEDRAKDNSKQCKGRVEELERSIHNIQLQLTDKETIQTQRATLETRLHHLQQQQTSDYQQLQDLQVVERQRHDWETKLGVVQQQCQNLVPECDRLYQDGSVVKSQLQELDSILGQSEEIQAGYSGFQALQSQEESFTRKFEQHNLAISFKQAREQELGTRVQTIQLQIQQESVELKASEKQEQELQGCLHKSKEVESALSSLSAAREHLNQMEQLQIQVTPLLQQRASLQSRIDRVYATLSAKLEGLENTRQQLQSKDSDFSRLQESATQLDKQIEELEKKRVYLQRVHEKGNDRRHVIERLQTHQTEYEKSLGKLEQKIQLLQEPNALCPLCERPLDEHNWSRVVEKTQGEYKDTQEQFWQTRELLAVSDQEIQALRTEYQTISRQVAEYESLRQKKGELGAHLQAMIDDRERLKQLALEKESLQAQLQGDYAPELQQELQEVDQHLQQLNYQEENHALARSEIERWRWAEIKQAQIKDAQKKIAQLAQIKPKLVAKIEELQAQVLWEQTNSPIAEEIGRLAVHIAAIDYSHEAHQEIHKKVQGSQHWQLKHQQLLSAQQQYPYLEKRLADLSSDLQQREALKQKLAMEMGEIEKQLASMVNPAEKIADLDQKMVVRRREMDETITHLGRLEQKIHQLELLQNQYEQEKDQLAVCKKKQRVYQELAQAFGKNGIQALMIENVLPQLEAETNKLLSRLSGSQLHVQFITQKLGSKSAKKGAKLVDTLEILIADTRGTRAYETYSGGEAFRINFAIRLALAKLLAQRAGAALQLLIIDEGFGTQDTEGCDRLIASINAIASDFACILTVTHIPHLKEAFQARIEVNKNQQGSHLSLSI, from the coding sequence ATGATTCCAGTTCGACTGATTCTAAAAAACTTTTTGAGTTACCGTGATGCAACTTTAGATTTTATGGGATTGCACACGGCCTGCATTTGTGGTCCTAATGGAGCAGGTAAATCTTCTTTGTTGGAGTCTATAACTTGGGCAATCTGGGGTCAAAGTCGTGCCAACATTGAGGATGATGTTATCTATGCTGGATCACAAGAGGTTAGGGTTGATTTTACTTTCTACAACAATTTACAAAAATATCGGGTAATTCGTACTCGTGCCCGAGGTGCTACAGGTATTTTGGAATTTCAATTGGAAACTCCTGCTGGTTTTCGTCCTCTTACGGGTAAGGGTATCCGTGCTACCCAGGACCTGATTCTCCAACATATTAAGTTGGATTATGAAACTTTTATTAATTCGGCTTACCTCCGCCAAGGACGCGCTGATGAATTTATGCTAAAAGGACCTGCTCAACGTAAGGAGATTTTGGCGGAGTTGTTAAAGCTCAATCAGTATGATTTGTTGGAGGACAGAGCTAAGGATAATTCTAAGCAGTGTAAGGGAAGGGTGGAAGAGTTGGAACGTTCTATCCACAACATTCAATTACAATTGACTGATAAGGAGACAATTCAAACCCAAAGAGCAACTTTGGAAACCAGATTACATCATTTGCAACAACAACAGACTTCTGATTATCAACAGTTGCAAGATCTACAGGTGGTTGAACGTCAACGTCACGATTGGGAAACTAAGTTGGGGGTAGTTCAACAACAGTGTCAGAATCTCGTTCCAGAATGCGATCGCCTGTATCAAGATGGTTCAGTTGTCAAGTCTCAATTGCAGGAGTTAGATTCTATTTTAGGTCAGTCTGAAGAAATTCAAGCTGGTTATAGTGGTTTTCAAGCTCTACAATCTCAGGAAGAGTCTTTTACTAGGAAATTTGAGCAACATAATCTTGCTATTAGTTTTAAACAAGCACGAGAACAGGAACTAGGGACACGAGTTCAAACCATTCAACTGCAAATACAACAGGAGTCGGTAGAATTAAAGGCCTCGGAAAAACAGGAGCAGGAATTACAAGGGTGCTTACACAAGTCTAAAGAAGTAGAATCTGCATTGAGCAGTTTATCTGCTGCTCGTGAACATCTTAACCAGATGGAACAGTTACAAATCCAAGTGACTCCCCTCCTACAACAACGAGCAAGTTTACAAAGTCGGATAGACCGGGTTTATGCTACTTTGTCAGCTAAATTGGAGGGGTTGGAAAATACTCGACAACAACTACAATCGAAAGATTCTGACTTTTCTCGGTTACAGGAGTCCGCTACACAACTGGATAAGCAAATTGAGGAGTTGGAAAAGAAACGTGTCTATCTTCAAAGGGTACATGAAAAAGGAAATGATCGTCGCCATGTAATTGAACGTTTGCAAACTCATCAAACTGAATACGAGAAATCTTTGGGTAAGCTGGAACAAAAGATACAGCTACTTCAGGAGCCTAATGCTCTATGTCCCCTCTGTGAACGTCCTTTAGATGAGCATAATTGGAGTCGGGTTGTAGAGAAAACTCAGGGAGAATACAAGGATACTCAGGAACAATTTTGGCAAACACGAGAATTATTGGCAGTGTCTGACCAAGAAATTCAAGCATTAAGGACGGAATATCAGACAATCTCCCGACAGGTGGCAGAATATGAGTCTTTAAGGCAAAAAAAAGGAGAATTAGGTGCTCATCTGCAAGCTATGATCGATGACCGGGAAAGGTTGAAGCAACTTGCTTTAGAGAAGGAAAGTTTACAGGCTCAATTACAAGGGGATTATGCTCCCGAACTACAACAGGAACTCCAAGAAGTAGATCAGCATTTACAACAACTAAATTATCAGGAAGAAAATCACGCTTTAGCTAGAAGTGAGATAGAGCGTTGGCGATGGGCAGAAATTAAACAGGCTCAGATTAAAGATGCTCAAAAGAAAATAGCTCAACTAGCACAGATTAAGCCTAAACTAGTAGCCAAGATTGAGGAGTTACAAGCACAAGTGCTATGGGAACAGACTAATTCACCAATAGCTGAGGAAATTGGGAGATTAGCAGTGCATATTGCTGCTATTGATTATAGTCATGAAGCACATCAGGAAATTCATAAAAAAGTTCAAGGGAGTCAACATTGGCAATTGAAACATCAGCAGTTGTTATCTGCTCAACAACAATATCCTTATCTGGAAAAAAGACTGGCAGATTTGAGTAGTGATTTGCAGCAAAGAGAGGCGCTAAAACAAAAACTTGCCATGGAAATGGGCGAAATAGAGAAGCAATTAGCATCTATGGTCAATCCAGCAGAGAAAATTGCTGATTTAGACCAGAAGATGGTAGTTCGTCGTCGAGAAATGGATGAAACTATTACTCATTTAGGCAGGTTGGAACAAAAGATACATCAGTTAGAACTGCTGCAAAATCAATATGAGCAAGAAAAGGACCAATTAGCAGTTTGTAAGAAAAAACAGCGCGTTTATCAGGAATTGGCACAGGCATTTGGTAAAAATGGTATCCAAGCACTGATGATTGAAAATGTGTTACCACAACTGGAAGCAGAGACTAACAAGTTACTTTCTCGGTTGAGTGGTAGTCAGTTACATGTACAGTTTATTACCCAGAAGTTGGGGAGTAAATCAGCTAAGAAAGGCGCTAAGTTGGTGGACACTTTAGAAATTTTAATTGCTGACACAAGAGGTACAAGAGCTTATGAAACTTACTCTGGAGGGGAGGCGTTTAGAATTAATTTTGCTATTCGGTTAGCATTGGCTAAATTGCTGGCCCAGCGTGCTGGCGCTGCACTACAGTTGTTAATTATAGATGAGGGATTTGGCACCCAAGATACGGAAGGATGCGATCGCCTGATTGCTTCTATTAACGCAATAGCGAGCGATTTTGCCTGTATTTTGACTGTGACCCATATTCCCCATCTCAAGGAAGCATTTCAGGCGCGAATAGAAGTAAATAAGAACCAACAGGGTTCCCATTTATCCCTTTCAATTTGA
- a CDS encoding SH3 domain-containing protein: MLSGLLKFVLGFLLAIAVLLGSGMTIAIYFINRTAIAPEKPMFANDNPDPKPNLPKVTPKQVVKVKPKPTATPELNRESPTALPPGSYTAVVTWSQGLSVRDKPAFEGQAIGGVAGNQKVIILETSQDGKWQKIRIPDTDQEGWVKAGNTEKSN, translated from the coding sequence ATGCTATCTGGTTTGCTTAAATTTGTGCTTGGATTTTTGTTGGCGATCGCCGTTTTGTTGGGTAGTGGTATGACAATAGCTATATACTTTATCAATCGCACTGCCATCGCTCCTGAAAAACCCATGTTTGCTAATGACAATCCCGATCCAAAACCTAATTTACCCAAGGTTACCCCCAAACAGGTGGTGAAGGTAAAACCAAAACCTACTGCAACACCAGAACTCAATCGGGAATCACCTACTGCTTTACCACCAGGATCCTATACTGCTGTGGTTACCTGGTCACAAGGTTTGAGTGTGCGAGATAAACCCGCTTTTGAGGGTCAAGCTATTGGTGGGGTTGCTGGTAATCAAAAAGTGATTATTTTAGAAACCAGTCAGGATGGTAAGTGGCAAAAAATTAGGATTCCAGATACTGATCAAGAAGGTTGGGTTAAAGCTGGTAATACGGAAAAATCAAATTGA
- a CDS encoding AAA family ATPase gives MNFREEFKLLLRARYPLIYIPTQEEERVEATIREEATNQGNRPVYTWDFVDGYQGNPNDQGFGKRNPLQALEFVEKIPSSVCAVIILRDYHRFLDDVAIARKLRNLSRLLKSQPKNIVLLSPRVLIPDDLTEVMTVVEFPLPTVPEIKTEVEKLLQVTGNSLSGKFVDDLVRSCQGLSMERIRRVLSRALASHGELLPEDVDLVLEEKRQTIRQTQILDFYPATEQISDIGGLDNLKDWLIRRGGSFTQRARQYGLPHPRGLMLVGIQGTGKSLTAKAIAHYWHLPLLRLDVGRLFGGLVGESESRTRQMIQVAEALAPCVLWIDEIDKAFSGLGSRGDAGTTSRVFGTFITWLAEKTSPVFVVSTANDIQSLPPEMLRKGRFDEIFFVGLPTQEERKAIFHVHLSRLRPHNVKGYDIDRLAYETPDFSGAEIEQTLIEAMHIAFSQNRDFITDDVLEAASQIIPLARTAVEQIQQLQEWAASGRARLASKHSSLTERIQRQL, from the coding sequence ATGAACTTCCGCGAAGAATTTAAACTATTACTCCGTGCCCGCTATCCCCTAATTTACATTCCTACCCAGGAAGAGGAAAGGGTGGAAGCTACTATTAGAGAAGAAGCAACAAATCAAGGAAATCGCCCGGTTTATACCTGGGACTTTGTTGATGGTTATCAGGGAAACCCTAATGATCAGGGTTTTGGTAAACGCAATCCTCTGCAAGCTTTAGAATTTGTTGAAAAAATACCATCGTCTGTCTGTGCGGTTATAATTTTAAGAGATTATCATCGCTTTTTAGACGATGTGGCTATTGCTCGCAAACTTCGCAATTTATCCCGACTCCTGAAATCTCAACCGAAAAACATTGTTTTATTATCCCCACGTGTTCTGATCCCCGATGATTTAACGGAAGTTATGACTGTGGTGGAATTCCCCTTACCCACTGTCCCGGAAATTAAAACTGAAGTGGAAAAATTGTTACAGGTCACGGGTAACTCTCTGTCTGGTAAGTTTGTTGATGATTTGGTACGTTCCTGTCAGGGTCTATCAATGGAAAGAATTCGCCGGGTTCTGTCACGGGCTTTAGCATCTCATGGAGAGCTATTGCCAGAAGATGTAGACCTGGTTCTGGAAGAAAAACGCCAAACTATTCGCCAAACCCAAATTCTTGACTTCTACCCTGCTACCGAGCAAATCTCTGATATTGGCGGGTTGGATAATCTCAAAGACTGGTTAATTCGCCGTGGTGGCTCATTTACACAACGGGCTCGACAGTACGGATTGCCACACCCCCGTGGTTTAATGTTGGTGGGAATTCAGGGAACTGGTAAGTCCCTCACTGCTAAGGCGATCGCTCACTATTGGCATTTACCTCTGTTACGCTTAGATGTGGGTCGTTTATTTGGGGGTTTAGTTGGTGAGTCGGAATCCCGCACTAGACAAATGATTCAAGTTGCTGAAGCTCTAGCTCCCTGTGTATTGTGGATTGATGAAATTGATAAGGCTTTTTCTGGTTTGGGTAGTAGGGGTGATGCGGGAACAACCAGTCGGGTATTTGGCACTTTTATTACCTGGTTAGCAGAAAAGACTTCTCCGGTATTTGTGGTTTCTACTGCTAATGATATTCAGTCTTTACCTCCGGAAATGTTGCGTAAGGGGCGATTTGATGAAATTTTCTTTGTGGGTTTACCCACCCAGGAAGAAAGAAAGGCTATTTTTCATGTTCACCTATCTAGGTTACGTCCCCACAATGTCAAGGGTTATGACATTGATAGATTGGCCTACGAAACTCCTGATTTCTCTGGAGCAGAAATTGAGCAGACTTTAATTGAGGCTATGCATATTGCGTTTAGTCAAAACCGTGATTTTATCACTGATGATGTTTTAGAAGCTGCTAGTCAAATCATTCCTCTAGCTAGAACAGCTGTGGAACAAATTCAACAACTTCAAGAATGGGCAGCTTCTGGTCGGGCCCGTCTAGCTTCTAAGCATAGTTCTTTAACTGAACGTATACAACGTCAATTATAG
- a CDS encoding Bax inhibitor-1/YccA family protein, with product MSNTSNFRQAFREAQNRSLVGSNVIAKALPYVGGGLVLTAVGTYGGLGIINSYPELFFSSFLGAVVVELILFFVAQNVAKKGQNAIALPLLAIYSLLSGYTLSGLVFVALGTQGVGIQGIGIAALSCGITFIVARQIGSNLSESDGMALTKTISLGILALVVVCLTQFVFALFGVYTPSWLEIGISGLGVFLFAGASVVDFYILPRTYTNEEYLPAALSMYLTYINLFVFILRLLIAINSRD from the coding sequence ATGAGCAACACTAGTAATTTTCGTCAAGCTTTTCGTGAGGCACAAAACCGCAGTCTCGTCGGTTCCAACGTTATTGCCAAAGCTTTGCCCTATGTTGGTGGTGGTCTTGTTCTCACCGCTGTGGGCACCTATGGTGGTCTAGGTATTATTAATTCCTACCCAGAACTATTCTTTTCTAGTTTTTTGGGTGCGGTAGTAGTGGAACTGATTTTGTTCTTTGTTGCCCAAAATGTGGCCAAGAAGGGTCAAAATGCCATTGCTTTGCCACTCCTAGCCATTTATAGTCTGTTGTCAGGATACACCCTCAGCGGCTTAGTATTCGTAGCTCTAGGCACCCAAGGAGTGGGTATTCAGGGTATTGGCATAGCAGCCTTATCATGTGGTATCACCTTCATTGTAGCCCGTCAAATCGGTAGTAATCTTTCAGAATCCGATGGCATGGCCCTGACGAAAACCATTTCTCTGGGAATACTAGCTTTAGTTGTTGTATGCCTAACTCAATTTGTTTTTGCTCTGTTCGGCGTTTATACACCCAGCTGGTTAGAAATTGGTATTTCTGGTCTAGGAGTATTTCTCTTTGCTGGAGCATCTGTAGTAGATTTTTACATACTACCCCGCACTTACACCAATGAAGAATACTTGCCCGCAGCTTTGTCAATGTATTTAACATACATTAACCTTTTTGTGTTTATTTTGAGACTGTTAATTGCCATTAATAGTCGGGACTAA
- the prfB gene encoding peptide chain release factor 2 (programmed frameshift), which translates to MEVLELKREIEVLCNRLGKTQDYLDVPAVKAKIQDLEQISAQPEFWEDQNQAQQTLQELNDLKSHLDQYYHWQTDLEDTKAVVELLELEADEGLLQEAETTINQMHRDLDQWELQQLLSGPYDSQGAVLTINAGAGGTDAQDWAFMLMRMYTRWAEAHGYKVTLAEESEGDEAGIKSATLEITGRYAYGYLRAEMGTHRLVRISPFNANGKRQTSFAGVEVMPQIDNSVTLEIPEKDLEITTSRAGGKGGQNVNKVETAVRIVHIPTGVAVRCTEERSQLQNKEKALARLKAKLLVIAREQRAQEIAEIRGDMVEASWGNQIRNYVFHPYQIVKDLRTNLETTAIGDVMNGDLDNFIQAYLRQENQLVTSGE; encoded by the exons ATGGAAGTTCTAGAACTAAAACGGGAAATAGAAGTATTGTGTAATCGCCTGGGTAAAACCCAGGACTATCTT GACGTACCCGCAGTCAAAGCCAAAATTCAAGACCTGGAACAGATCTCAGCCCAACCAGAATTTTGGGAAGACCAAAACCAGGCACAACAAACGCTTCAGGAACTAAACGACCTCAAATCTCACCTAGATCAGTATTACCACTGGCAGACTGACTTAGAAGATACTAAAGCAGTGGTGGAACTATTGGAACTAGAAGCAGATGAAGGACTCTTACAGGAAGCTGAAACTACCATTAACCAAATGCACCGCGATCTGGATCAGTGGGAGTTACAACAACTACTTTCTGGACCCTACGATAGCCAGGGCGCAGTCCTAACAATCAATGCAGGTGCAGGAGGAACAGATGCCCAAGACTGGGCATTTATGCTAATGCGAATGTACACCCGTTGGGCAGAAGCCCATGGTTATAAAGTGACACTAGCTGAAGAATCTGAAGGTGATGAAGCGGGGATAAAATCAGCTACCCTGGAAATTACAGGTCGTTATGCCTATGGTTATCTACGCGCAGAAATGGGAACCCATCGGTTAGTGAGAATTTCTCCTTTTAATGCCAATGGTAAACGCCAAACTAGTTTTGCTGGAGTGGAAGTTATGCCACAAATAGATAACTCCGTTACCCTAGAAATACCAGAAAAAGATTTAGAAATCACTACCTCCAGAGCAGGGGGTAAGGGTGGACAAAACGTCAACAAGGTGGAAACAGCAGTGCGCATAGTTCATATTCCTACGGGAGTAGCAGTGCGTTGTACAGAAGAGCGATCGCAATTACAAAATAAAGAAAAAGCTTTAGCTCGTCTAAAGGCTAAGCTTTTAGTTATTGCCAGAGAGCAACGTGCCCAAGAGATAGCTGAAATTCGTGGTGACATGGTAGAAGCATCCTGGGGTAATCAAATACGTAACTATGTTTTTCATCCTTACCAAATAGTCAAAGACTTGCGTACAAACCTTGAAACAACAGCTATTGGTGATGTGATGAATGGTGATCTGGATAATTTTATCCAAGCATATCTGAGGCAAGAAAATCAATTGGTAACCAGTGGTGAGTAG
- a CDS encoding shikimate kinase, with the protein MDGSIKQLLKGVNLYLIGMMGSGKTTIGNLLAQAVNYSFIDTDEVIVKAAGKPISDIFITEGEPAFRQLESNVLAQVCAYTKLTIATGGGIVLRRENWSYLHHGLIIWLDVPVEILLERLKEDQTRPLLQDPDTQNKLRSLLDKRYSLYSQADLHIEITQQETPEQTVTNILQAIPGVLKTPEIPKLTG; encoded by the coding sequence ATGGATGGTTCAATCAAGCAATTATTAAAAGGAGTAAACCTATATTTAATTGGCATGATGGGAAGTGGTAAAACTACCATTGGTAATTTATTAGCACAAGCAGTCAACTATAGTTTTATAGATACTGATGAAGTTATAGTCAAAGCTGCGGGTAAACCCATCAGCGACATTTTCATCACCGAGGGAGAACCAGCATTTCGTCAACTGGAAAGTAATGTTTTAGCTCAAGTCTGTGCCTATACTAAATTAACCATTGCTACAGGTGGAGGCATTGTTCTGCGCCGAGAAAATTGGAGTTATCTCCATCATGGGTTAATAATTTGGCTTGATGTACCAGTGGAAATACTACTAGAACGATTAAAAGAAGATCAAACAAGACCCCTTTTACAAGACCCAGACACCCAGAATAAATTGCGATCGCTTTTAGATAAGCGTTATAGTTTATACTCACAAGCTGATTTACATATTGAGATTACCCAACAGGAAACACCAGAACAAACGGTGACCAATATTCTGCAGGCAATTCCCGGAGTTTTGAAAACACCAGAAATTCCAAAATTAACTGGCTAA
- the argB gene encoding acetylglutamate kinase, producing MMVNDIEYIRQAEATRVKILSEALPYIQQFSGRTVVVKYGGAAMKDSNLKDKVIRDIVFLSCVGLRPILVHGGGPEINSWLDKLGIEPQFKNGLRVTDAPTMDVVEMVLVGRVNKEIVSLINQSGGMGVGLCGKDGNLITARPQGDESIGFVGEVSSINIKILETLSKSGYIPVVSSVAADDSGQAYNINADTVAGEIAAALGAEKLILLTDTRGILTNYKDPSTLIPKVDIREARELINDGIVSGGMIPKVNCCVRSLAQGVKAAHIIDGRIPHALLLEIFTDVGIGTMILGSQFQ from the coding sequence ATAATGGTTAACGATATTGAGTATATCAGGCAAGCAGAAGCTACCCGCGTTAAAATTCTCAGCGAAGCTCTACCATATATCCAGCAGTTTTCAGGTCGTACCGTAGTAGTCAAATACGGAGGTGCGGCGATGAAAGACAGTAATCTTAAAGACAAAGTTATTCGTGACATTGTATTTTTATCTTGTGTTGGTCTAAGACCGATTTTGGTTCATGGTGGAGGTCCTGAGATTAATAGCTGGTTGGATAAACTAGGGATAGAACCACAATTTAAAAATGGCCTGCGAGTAACCGATGCACCAACCATGGATGTGGTAGAAATGGTGCTAGTAGGTAGAGTCAATAAAGAAATAGTCTCTCTGATTAACCAATCTGGTGGTATGGGAGTGGGACTGTGTGGTAAAGATGGTAATTTGATTACCGCTCGTCCCCAGGGAGATGAAAGTATTGGTTTTGTGGGGGAAGTCAGCAGCATTAATATCAAAATTCTAGAAACCCTTTCTAAAAGTGGTTATATTCCAGTAGTGTCTAGCGTAGCAGCTGACGATAGCGGACAAGCTTATAACATTAACGCTGATACAGTAGCAGGAGAGATAGCAGCTGCTTTAGGGGCGGAAAAGTTAATTTTATTAACGGATACTAGGGGGATTTTAACAAACTACAAGGATCCATCTACTTTAATTCCTAAAGTAGATATTAGAGAAGCAAGAGAATTGATTAATGATGGTATAGTGAGTGGGGGTATGATCCCTAAGGTTAACTGTTGTGTGCGCTCTCTTGCGCAGGGGGTAAAGGCCGCCCATATAATTGATGGTCGTATTCCCCATGCTCTATTGTTAGAAATATTTACGGATGTGGGGATTGGAACTATGATTTTAGGATCTCAGTTTCAGTAA
- the bamD gene encoding outer membrane protein assembly factor BamD: MGTENLETAKNLYSQGKIAFENGEYQQSVDNLEKATSLLFQNSRFAGEVNIWLVNAYEATGRSQEAIALCQELSHHPHYEVKSQAKRLVYILKAPKLKRPKEWMTEIPDFATISERQTKTLIAPQKSTSPQKSPDSEYVDLSQVNTQDNLFIWVALIIAACTISYLVWLSF, from the coding sequence ATGGGCACAGAAAACCTAGAAACTGCGAAAAATCTTTACTCCCAAGGCAAAATCGCCTTTGAGAACGGAGAATATCAACAATCTGTAGATAATTTGGAAAAAGCTACCAGTCTACTGTTCCAAAATTCTCGCTTTGCTGGAGAAGTAAATATCTGGTTAGTTAACGCTTACGAAGCTACGGGAAGATCCCAAGAGGCGATCGCCCTTTGTCAAGAGCTTTCCCATCATCCCCATTATGAAGTTAAATCCCAGGCCAAGCGCTTAGTCTACATATTAAAAGCTCCCAAACTCAAACGACCAAAAGAATGGATGACAGAGATACCTGATTTTGCTACAATTTCTGAGCGTCAAACCAAAACCCTAATTGCTCCGCAAAAATCAACTTCACCCCAGAAATCCCCGGATTCAGAATATGTGGATCTTAGTCAGGTAAATACACAGGATAATCTTTTTATTTGGGTGGCTTTAATTATTGCTGCTTGTACTATTTCCTATTTAGTTTGGTTGAGTTTCTGA
- a CDS encoding DUF3153 domain-containing protein: MATYKTTRLVFKNSIHSRSLIKLAKNSKKVMMILIIFMSLILSGCVEYNLGINFHDSNNAEWVQHIRIAENLTSFSSDYLQEWFNVLSRRVSNIGGSTKYISPGELVVKIPFTHGQELEEKLATFYPHSLQTSLHEPINITSNITLKENNFLFLSRNNLIYQLDLRSLAGVVAQKNSSDKTQISLFNIDFTLKTPWGNIKNINSTVKPLPPETNNQQITWQMQLGELNQIEVVFWLPNMLSIGTLIIIIIVLFGYYLKYSSLNIPNQN; this comes from the coding sequence ATGGCCACATACAAAACCACAAGGTTGGTTTTTAAAAACAGTATCCATAGCAGAAGCTTAATAAAGCTGGCAAAAAACTCCAAAAAGGTGATGATGATTTTAATCATCTTTATGTCCTTAATCTTATCCGGTTGTGTAGAATACAATCTGGGTATTAATTTCCATGACAGTAATAATGCTGAATGGGTACAACACATTCGGATTGCTGAAAACTTGACCAGTTTCAGCAGTGATTATTTACAGGAGTGGTTTAATGTTTTATCTCGTCGCGTCAGCAACATAGGGGGTTCCACCAAATATATTTCTCCAGGTGAACTGGTGGTGAAAATACCTTTTACTCATGGTCAAGAACTAGAGGAGAAATTAGCCACTTTTTACCCACACTCCCTACAAACCTCTCTCCATGAACCAATCAATATTACTTCCAACATAACCCTAAAAGAAAATAACTTTTTGTTCCTATCCAGAAATAATTTAATTTATCAATTAGATTTGCGCTCTTTAGCAGGAGTAGTTGCACAAAAAAACAGTTCGGATAAAACTCAAATTTCCCTGTTCAACATAGACTTTACCCTCAAAACACCCTGGGGGAATATTAAGAATATTAATTCCACTGTAAAACCTCTCCCACCAGAAACAAATAACCAACAAATAACATGGCAAATGCAACTGGGAGAGTTAAATCAAATAGAGGTAGTGTTTTGGCTCCCCAATATGCTCAGTATTGGAACCTTAATAATTATTATTATAGTTTTGTTTGGTTACTACTTGAAATATTCCAGTTTAAATATACCCAATCAAAACTGA
- the pdxH gene encoding pyridoxamine 5'-phosphate oxidase, translated as MDRTIADLRQDYSLQELDEKSINGNPLVQFRIWFDQAIAAELPEPNAMTLATCTCDGKPSARMVLLKDFDERGFVLFTNYNSHKGQELGINPHAALVFWWAQLERQVRIVGGVEKISPQESDGYFEVRPHGSRLGAWASNQSEVIPHREFLQLKLAELEQKYENQSIPRPPDWGGFRVIPQEIEFWQGRSSRLHDRLLYTRLHNHEWRIERLSP; from the coding sequence ATGGATAGAACTATAGCGGATCTTCGACAGGACTACTCTTTACAAGAACTGGATGAGAAAAGTATTAATGGGAATCCCCTTGTACAATTTAGAATATGGTTTGATCAAGCTATAGCAGCGGAATTACCCGAACCTAATGCCATGACCCTGGCAACTTGCACCTGTGATGGCAAACCTTCAGCCAGAATGGTCTTGTTAAAAGACTTTGACGAGAGGGGTTTTGTGTTGTTTACTAATTATAATAGTCATAAGGGACAAGAGTTAGGGATAAATCCCCATGCAGCATTAGTTTTTTGGTGGGCACAATTGGAGCGTCAGGTGAGAATCGTTGGTGGGGTGGAAAAAATTTCCCCCCAGGAGTCTGATGGGTATTTTGAAGTGCGTCCCCATGGTAGTCGCTTGGGTGCTTGGGCATCTAATCAAAGTGAAGTCATTCCCCATCGGGAGTTTTTGCAATTAAAATTGGCAGAACTTGAGCAGAAATATGAAAATCAATCAATACCCCGACCTCCTGACTGGGGAGGGTTTCGAGTGATTCCCCAGGAAATTGAATTTTGGCAGGGGCGTTCTAGTCGGTTACACGATAGATTACTGTATACCCGTTTGCATAATCATGAGTGGAGGATAGAGCGGTTATCCCCTTAA